A DNA window from Ranitomeya imitator isolate aRanImi1 chromosome 2, aRanImi1.pri, whole genome shotgun sequence contains the following coding sequences:
- the LOC138663120 gene encoding E3 ubiquitin/ISG15 ligase TRIM25-like translates to MSSFSELKDELCCPICLCLYTEPVTLRCGHNFCNLCIRRALDSQVSSRNHYCPYCRKRFSMRPSPRPNITLCNVVQRLLSFSQETSIAGISCTYCITMPVSAVMSCLLCEASLCNDHIAVHNKSPEHVLVAPTLFPQTRKCIIHTKVLDYFSPEDVTCVYCTAHRNNQTHEDAGPSESMNLEEVLEKLTLKREIIAKCTEKHLLHRQKVQTLADRYALNTKALFANLKRNLSSLEIRILKDIWRQEERVSFSVDDNIKRLEVRKNKISKQIACLQEIGNFLIPKTEIAGQDHIEAEETYRANMILAEEFHVDDFIPVLISETLRRELHDIMTNVKPLYRGNSAIDISLDPDTAGRNITVSKDQKTASYSIIKRKRNPQNFVVFQVLSSQSFSGRCYWEVETCDNRSWRIGVVYPSIGTKKPTRRIGDDAKSWCLCQFQHNYSVIHDGRKITLSQKVSALRLGVYLDSKAGTLSFFELGDPVEKLYTFTTTFSGPVHAVLYLGASGWLKIGSPTCSLEVFADQFGSRMCK, encoded by the coding sequence ATGTCATCGTTTTCTGAGCTGAAGGATGAGCTGTGCTGCCCCATATGCCTTTGTCTGTACACGGAGCCGGTGACTCTGAGGTGTGGACACAATTTCTGCAACTTGTGTATTCGCCGAGCCCTGGACAGCCAAGTGTCATCCAGGAACCACTACTGCCCATATTGTAGGAAAAGGTTTTCGATGAGACCCAGTCCTCGTCCGAACATCACCCTGTGTAATGTAGTGCAGCGCCTTCTGTCCTTCTCACAGGAGACATCCATAGCCGGCATCTCCTGCACCTACTGTATCACCATGCCGGTGTCCGCTGTGATGTCCTGCCTCTTGTGTGAGGCCTCGCTGTGTAATGATCACATCGCTGTCCACAACAAGTCTCCTGAACATGTGCTGGTTGCCCCCACATTGTTTCCCCAAACTAGAAAATGCATTATCCATACTAAAGTCCTGGATTATTTCAGTCCTGAAGATGTAACTTGTGTTTACTGCACGGCGCACAGAAATAATCAGACCCATGAAGACGCCGGGCCCAGCGAGAGCATGAACCTGGAAGAAGTCCTGGAGAAGCTGACCTTAAAGAGAGAGATTATCGCAAAGTGCACTGAGAAGCATCTGCTCCACAGACAAAAGGTGCAGACCTTAGCAGACCGCTACGCTCTCAATACGAAGGCTTTGTTTGCAAATCTTAAAAGAAATCTCTCTTCCCTGGAGATTCGCATCCTAAAAGACATCTGGAGGCAGGAGGAGCGAGTTTCCTTTTCCGTTGATGACAATATTAAACGACTGGAAGTGAGAAAGAACAAAATATCCAAGCAGATCGCGTGCCTTCAGGAGATCGGCAATTTTCTGATACCAAAGACTGAGATTGCTGGCCAAGATCACATTGAGGCTGAAGAAACATACAGAGCAAATATGATCTTGGCAGAGGAGTTTCATGTGGACGATTTCATCCCGGTCCTCATTTCAGAGACTTTACGGAGAGAATTGCATGATATTATGACCAATGTCAAACCCCTCTACAGAGGGAACAGTGCCATAGACATCTCACTGGATCCGGACACAGCTGGGCGCAACATCACGGTGTCCAAAGACCAGAAAACGGCGTCTTATTCCATAATAAAAAGAAAACGAAATCCACAGAATTTTGTAGTTTTTCAGGTGCTGAGCTCTCAGAGCTTCTCGGGAAGATGTTACTGGGAAGTTGAGACCTGTGATAACAGGTCTTGGAGGATAGGAGTAGTCTATCCCAGTATAGGCACGAAAAAGCCAACGCGTAGGATCGGAGATGACGCAAAATCCTGGTGCTTATGTCAGTTTCAGCACAACTATTCTGTAATACACGACGGTAGGAAAATCACACTGTCTCAGAAGGTCTCAGCCCTGAGACTGGGAGTTTACCTGGACAGCAAGGCTGGGACACTCTCCTTCTTTGAGCTTGGTGATCCTGTCGAGAAGCTCTACACTTTCACCACCACTTTCTCTGGACCTGTCCATGCCGTCTTATATCTAGGAGCGAGTGGATGGTTGAAAATTGGATCGCCGACGTGCTCACTCGAGGTTTTTGCAGATCAGTTTGGCAGCAGAATGTGTAAATAG